The following coding sequences lie in one Polynucleobacter asymbioticus genomic window:
- a CDS encoding homocysteine S-methyltransferase family protein yields MQSNGLSQPYTRGQALPELLKQRILILDGAMGTMIQQYKLNEADYRGLPANARFENHPGDIKGNNELLVLTQPQIISKIHEQYLDAGADIIETNTFGATSVAQEDYKMAGLAREMNVISAQLARAACEKYSTPDKPRFAAGAIGPTPKTASISPDVNDPGARNVTFDALRASYREQIEGLFEGGVDLFLVETIFDTLNAKAALFALDEFFEETGERLPVMISGTVTDASGRILSGQTVEAFWNSLRHIKPLTFGLNCALGAALMRPYIAELARICDAAVSCYPNAGLPNPMSDTGFDETPEITSSLVDGFAKDGLVNLVGGCCGTTPDHIRAIANAVAKRKPRAFYRESAEVSA; encoded by the coding sequence ATGCAATCTAATGGTTTATCCCAGCCTTACACCCGCGGTCAGGCACTTCCCGAGCTACTGAAGCAGCGCATTCTGATTTTGGATGGCGCTATGGGCACCATGATTCAGCAATACAAGCTGAACGAAGCGGACTATCGCGGATTGCCGGCAAATGCCCGCTTTGAAAATCATCCGGGCGATATCAAGGGCAATAACGAGCTCTTAGTTCTGACGCAACCCCAAATTATTAGCAAGATTCATGAGCAGTATTTAGACGCGGGCGCTGACATTATTGAAACCAACACTTTTGGCGCTACTTCTGTGGCTCAAGAGGATTACAAAATGGCCGGCTTGGCGAGAGAGATGAACGTCATCTCTGCTCAATTGGCGCGCGCTGCATGTGAAAAATACTCTACGCCAGATAAGCCACGCTTTGCGGCTGGTGCAATTGGCCCTACTCCAAAGACAGCGAGTATTTCTCCGGACGTAAATGATCCAGGCGCACGTAATGTGACATTTGATGCGTTGCGCGCTTCTTATCGCGAGCAGATTGAAGGTCTCTTTGAGGGTGGTGTTGATTTATTTTTGGTCGAAACAATCTTCGACACACTCAATGCCAAAGCTGCATTGTTTGCATTAGATGAATTCTTTGAAGAAACGGGTGAACGTTTACCGGTGATGATTTCAGGAACGGTGACAGATGCCTCTGGTCGCATTTTGTCTGGACAAACAGTTGAGGCGTTCTGGAATAGCTTGCGCCACATCAAGCCACTGACCTTTGGCTTGAACTGCGCTTTAGGTGCAGCGCTGATGCGTCCCTATATTGCTGAGCTTGCTCGTATTTGTGATGCCGCTGTATCTTGCTATCCCAATGCTGGTTTACCTAATCCAATGAGTGATACTGGCTTTGATGAAACTCCAGAAATTACCTCTAGCTTGGTTGATGGCTTTGCAAAAGATGGCTTAGTCAATCTCGTGGGCGGTTGCTGTGGCACGACGCCCGATCATATTCGTGCGATTGCAAATGCGGTTGCTAAGCGCAAGCCACGTGCCTTCTACCGTGAGAGCGCGGAGGTGTCGGCATGA
- a CDS encoding PhaM family polyhydroxyalkanoate granule multifunctional regulatory protein, with amino-acid sequence MFGTIPEFNQSLEMMKTMWGQGAGGSTPGQFPFTTDASKAAGGFGSAFPGLDTDELEKRIKDLKSVENWLNLNLNVLKSTIQGLEVQHATMMALKSFGDAVSATAAAATSGAAEDSGTKAAKPRKTATRRRRKAGDSTFLDEVGNSDGQ; translated from the coding sequence ATGTTTGGAACTATCCCTGAATTCAATCAAAGCCTTGAAATGATGAAAACCATGTGGGGTCAGGGAGCAGGCGGATCGACACCAGGTCAATTCCCTTTCACTACAGACGCCTCTAAGGCTGCTGGGGGGTTTGGCTCCGCATTTCCAGGGCTAGACACAGATGAGCTTGAAAAGCGCATCAAAGACCTCAAAAGCGTTGAAAACTGGCTAAACCTCAACCTCAATGTCTTGAAGTCGACGATTCAGGGCCTAGAGGTGCAACATGCCACCATGATGGCCCTCAAATCTTTTGGTGATGCCGTTTCAGCCACTGCAGCCGCTGCTACCAGTGGAGCTGCCGAAGACTCCGGAACAAAAGCTGCTAAACCACGCAAAACCGCAACACGCCGTCGTCGCAAAGCTGGCGACTCAACCTTCCTCGACGAAGTAGGTAATTCAGATGGGCAATAG
- a CDS encoding MBL fold metallo-hydrolase, whose amino-acid sequence MNTKNQSSDLSAIHYPLADALPEVGSSMELAPGVRWLRMRLPFALDHINLWLLRDEFEGTQGWTIVDCGIANEETRAAWEQIFATQLEGLLVLRVIVTHMHPDHVGLSQWLCEKWNAPLWISMTDYLTAQWLSHKEGGAAVGARAGGGGSADHFQRHGLIAPEDLEKIRARSNYYSNMVPGVPRQYRRIIDGEMILIGGHEWQVIMGFGHAPEHASLFCKDLGVLISGDMLLPRISTNVSVYDADPDADPLGLYLSSLDRYLPLPDDTLVLPSHGKPFTGMKPRIDQLKLHHDERLAETLGACKKPATAREIVPVLFKRELDIHQMTFAMGEAIAHLNYLLRRGRLSRQLCDDGVLRFCVV is encoded by the coding sequence ATGAATACTAAAAACCAATCCAGTGATCTTAGTGCTATTCATTATCCCTTAGCCGATGCTTTGCCGGAAGTGGGAAGTTCGATGGAGCTTGCTCCAGGCGTGCGTTGGTTGCGGATGCGTCTACCGTTTGCTTTGGATCACATCAATTTATGGCTGCTACGTGATGAGTTTGAAGGCACTCAGGGTTGGACCATCGTGGATTGTGGGATTGCCAATGAAGAGACTAGAGCGGCTTGGGAGCAGATCTTTGCCACTCAGCTAGAGGGCTTGCTGGTATTACGGGTGATCGTGACCCATATGCATCCAGACCACGTGGGACTCTCTCAGTGGCTTTGTGAAAAATGGAATGCACCACTTTGGATTTCCATGACGGATTATTTAACTGCGCAATGGCTCAGTCATAAGGAAGGTGGCGCTGCAGTTGGTGCGCGTGCTGGTGGGGGTGGTTCTGCAGACCATTTTCAAAGACATGGACTCATTGCACCTGAAGATTTAGAAAAAATTCGGGCGCGATCAAACTACTACAGCAACATGGTTCCGGGTGTGCCAAGGCAGTACCGCCGCATCATCGATGGCGAAATGATATTGATTGGTGGACACGAGTGGCAAGTGATTATGGGATTTGGTCATGCTCCAGAACATGCTTCGCTATTTTGTAAAGATCTAGGTGTGTTGATTTCTGGGGATATGTTGTTACCGCGGATTTCCACTAATGTCAGTGTCTACGATGCGGATCCTGATGCAGACCCTCTCGGTTTATATCTAAGCTCTTTAGATCGATACTTGCCGTTACCTGATGACACTCTAGTGCTCCCATCTCATGGCAAGCCATTTACAGGGATGAAGCCGCGAATTGATCAGTTGAAATTGCACCATGATGAGCGCTTGGCAGAAACGCTCGGGGCATGTAAAAAACCGGCAACTGCTCGAGAGATAGTGCCGGTTTTATTTAAGCGTGAATTAGATATTCACCAAATGACATTTGCCATGGGTGAGGCTATTGCCCATCTGAATTACCTACTTCGTCGAGGAAGGTTGAGTCGCCAGCTTTGCGACGACGGCGTGTTGCGGTTTTGCGTGGTTTAG
- a CDS encoding DUF1289 domain-containing protein, with amino-acid sequence MTTVPSPCINWCDINPENGFCRGCYRTLSEIANWSELANSEKLEVWEKLEARKPQAPQ; translated from the coding sequence TTGACAACAGTTCCATCACCTTGCATCAACTGGTGCGACATCAACCCTGAGAATGGTTTTTGCCGTGGCTGCTATCGCACGCTATCGGAGATTGCAAACTGGTCTGAACTTGCTAACTCTGAAAAACTTGAGGTCTGGGAAAAACTAGAGGCACGTAAACCTCAAGCGCCACAGTAA
- the acuI gene encoding acrylyl-CoA reductase (NADPH) yields MFKAILVNKDDQGYRAELSQVDEASLPDGDVRVKVLYSTLNYKDGLAITGKGPVVRSFPMVPGIDFAGEVLESASPEFKVGDMVLLNGWGVGEGHWGGLAQQARVKSEWLIPLPKGFTAKQALAIGTAGYTAMLCVMALQKHGLKPSDGEVLVTGAAGGVGSFAITLLSKLGFTVVASTGRMSEADYLKKLGASEVIDRAALSAPGKPLAKERWAAVVDSVGSHTLANACAQTKSDGAVAACGLAQGMDFPSTVAPFILRGVTLYGINSVTVPKAKRIAAYEQLSKLVDLKTLEEISHEISLEDSIKYASELMAGNVRGRLIVDVNK; encoded by the coding sequence ATGTTTAAGGCTATTTTGGTAAATAAAGACGATCAAGGTTATCGGGCTGAGCTTTCTCAGGTTGATGAAGCTAGCTTGCCTGATGGTGATGTCAGGGTGAAGGTGCTCTATTCCACGCTGAATTACAAAGATGGTTTGGCAATTACCGGCAAAGGGCCGGTAGTGCGCAGCTTTCCGATGGTTCCGGGGATTGATTTTGCAGGCGAGGTGTTAGAGAGCGCTAGCCCAGAATTTAAGGTGGGCGATATGGTGCTGCTCAATGGTTGGGGCGTTGGAGAGGGGCATTGGGGTGGTTTGGCGCAGCAAGCACGTGTGAAGTCAGAGTGGCTCATTCCGCTACCAAAAGGTTTTACTGCTAAGCAAGCCTTGGCGATTGGTACTGCAGGTTACACAGCAATGCTGTGTGTGATGGCTTTACAAAAGCATGGCTTGAAGCCGAGTGATGGCGAAGTATTGGTGACTGGTGCTGCTGGTGGGGTGGGAAGTTTCGCCATTACCCTATTAAGCAAATTGGGCTTTACCGTTGTTGCCAGCACTGGACGCATGTCTGAGGCGGATTATTTGAAGAAATTGGGCGCAAGCGAAGTGATCGATCGCGCCGCATTGTCAGCTCCTGGCAAGCCTTTGGCTAAAGAGCGTTGGGCGGCAGTCGTCGATAGCGTTGGTAGTCACACCTTGGCTAATGCCTGTGCACAAACCAAAAGCGACGGTGCAGTTGCTGCTTGCGGACTAGCTCAGGGAATGGATTTTCCCTCGACTGTTGCGCCATTCATTTTGCGTGGCGTGACTTTGTATGGCATTAATAGCGTGACAGTGCCTAAAGCAAAACGTATTGCTGCTTATGAGCAATTGAGTAAGCTGGTGGACCTTAAAACCTTAGAAGAAATCTCTCACGAAATTAGTTTGGAAGATTCCATTAAATATGCGTCAGAGCTGATGGCGGGCAATGTACGCGGCCGCTTAATTGTGGATGTCAATAAATAA
- a CDS encoding flavin reductase family protein gives MTPFTSQELRKGFSSFATGVTVITCLDPDQNAHGITISSFNTVSLEPPLILWSLKKHSRLMPHFEVGHKQLIHVLERSQEAMAMHFATVKENQFINIPHQIAASGLTQIDGCCAYFECETVSVHTGGDHNIIVAKVINLKHTPESHPLIFAHSKFMGLDTPL, from the coding sequence ATGACCCCATTCACCTCCCAAGAGCTGCGCAAAGGCTTTTCCTCTTTTGCGACAGGGGTCACAGTCATTACTTGCCTCGATCCCGACCAGAACGCACACGGCATCACGATCAGCTCTTTCAATACCGTTTCATTAGAGCCACCACTCATTTTGTGGAGCCTCAAAAAACATTCACGTTTAATGCCCCACTTTGAGGTAGGTCACAAACAACTTATTCATGTCTTAGAGCGTTCGCAGGAAGCGATGGCGATGCACTTTGCAACCGTTAAAGAAAATCAGTTCATTAACATTCCGCATCAAATTGCAGCTAGTGGCCTCACTCAAATCGATGGATGCTGTGCTTACTTTGAATGCGAGACTGTATCAGTGCATACCGGCGGCGACCACAACATCATTGTTGCCAAAGTGATCAACCTAAAACACACACCAGAAAGTCACCCCCTCATATTTGCACACAGCAAATTTATGGGGCTAGATACACCCCTTTAA
- a CDS encoding glutathione S-transferase family protein, whose amino-acid sequence MMRLWGRKTSINVQKVLWCLAELGLEEGKDFERIDAGLHFGKNRTPEFLALNPNGLVPTLQDGDLVLWESNTILRYLVRQYDQSKRFTSDIATHYRSEKWMDWQLSTMWPPLRVALLGLTRTPEADRNYELIQKSYQEADSLLALLDQHLAMHSYCSGEQFNIGDIPLALCVSRWVLLHQTFPEKTGPRSQLSNIDAWMKRIEAKTKYSVVAEKELNIVK is encoded by the coding sequence ATGATGCGTTTGTGGGGAAGAAAAACTTCAATCAATGTCCAGAAGGTGTTGTGGTGCCTGGCAGAGTTAGGGCTAGAGGAGGGCAAAGATTTCGAGCGCATAGATGCCGGCCTTCATTTTGGCAAGAATCGCACTCCTGAATTCTTAGCGCTTAATCCCAATGGTTTGGTTCCAACCCTACAAGATGGTGATCTTGTGCTTTGGGAATCTAATACCATTTTGCGCTATCTGGTTCGCCAGTACGATCAGTCAAAACGATTCACAAGTGATATTGCTACCCACTATCGATCAGAGAAGTGGATGGACTGGCAGTTGAGTACCATGTGGCCACCACTAAGAGTTGCGCTACTTGGACTCACTCGCACTCCGGAAGCAGATCGTAACTACGAATTAATTCAAAAGTCTTACCAAGAGGCAGATTCTTTGCTTGCCTTACTTGATCAGCATTTAGCAATGCACTCCTACTGCTCTGGTGAGCAATTCAATATTGGAGATATTCCATTAGCCTTATGTGTCAGTCGATGGGTATTACTGCACCAAACCTTTCCTGAAAAAACTGGGCCACGTTCACAATTAAGCAATATTGATGCATGGATGAAACGCATAGAAGCAAAAACCAAATACAGCGTTGTAGCTGAAAAAGAACTCAATATTGTTAAATAA
- a CDS encoding efflux RND transporter permease subunit — MNWTDIFIRRPVLSLVVSALVLVFGLRAVGSLPVNQYPQTQNAIVTITTAYYGADPETIAGFITQPLETAIAQAQGIDYLSSMSVSGLSTITATLKLNYDSNAALTQIQTQISSVKNQLPPQAQQPILTVQIGQSTAAMYMGFYSDDIPNNAITDYLLRVVKPKLDSVDGVQNAEITGGRKFALRAWLDREKMAGLGVGADDVYSAMAANNYLSAVGSTKGDMVAVDLVAGTDLHTLDEFRKLVVKKDGINIVYLDQVATVTMGSEDYNTNVAFSGKRSVFIAIKVAPQANLLDVAERVRAVVPDIQKQLPTGMSGKVVYDSTKFITTSIDEVVATLLEALLIVTVVIYLFLGSARAVAVPVIAMPLSLIGTFFLMQVLGYSINLLTLLALVLAIGLVVDDAIIVVENVDRHMKEGKSPLEASLIAARELGGPILAMTIVLIAVYIPIGFQGGLTGALFTEFAFTLASAVAVSGLIALTLSPMMCSRIFTEEQEASSFVQKIDRIFEKVHHSYQTTLRELLSTWQVIIVMGVILLGGVAYLYATAHSELAPTEDQGIVLMQASGPPNSTVNQMQTYADQIYQISAAEPEYEQMFQITSPTSSFGGVLLKDWDQRSRNATKFQEDMQSKWNAIAGARVAAFQFPALPGAQGLPVQVVINTTESYEQLNEVSQAVLDKARRSGNFFFVDSDLKIDKPQDVLEIDREKVAALGMTQQQVGSALSAALGGGFVNYFSVAGRSYRVIPQVKQVDRLNPDQILDYYIRTPSGQMIQARTIATIKQKVVPQSINHFQQLNSATISGVSTPFISQADLLEFMRQTLKEVAPNGYTMDYAGPSRQFMAESGGFLVTMFFAILIVFLVLAAQFESFRDPIVILVSVPLALFGALIFINLGFTTLNVYTQVGLVTLMGLISKHGILIVEFANELQEAGRSKLDAIVEASSVRLRPILMTTAAMVLGVVPLVIASGAGAAGRQSMGIVIFTGLSIGTLFTLFVVPAMYLFIGADHHQKKFKQQ; from the coding sequence ATGAATTGGACTGACATATTTATTCGTAGGCCGGTACTCTCGCTGGTAGTGAGTGCACTCGTCTTGGTATTTGGTTTAAGGGCAGTTGGATCTTTGCCAGTTAATCAGTATCCACAAACTCAAAATGCGATCGTTACGATTACAACCGCTTACTATGGCGCTGACCCAGAGACGATTGCAGGGTTTATTACGCAGCCACTAGAGACGGCGATTGCACAGGCTCAAGGTATCGACTATTTGTCTTCGATGAGTGTGAGCGGCCTATCGACTATCACCGCAACTCTCAAGCTCAATTACGACTCCAATGCTGCATTAACGCAGATTCAGACCCAGATTAGTTCGGTGAAGAATCAACTGCCACCCCAAGCTCAGCAGCCTATATTGACTGTGCAAATTGGCCAGTCCACTGCGGCAATGTATATGGGCTTTTATAGCGATGACATTCCGAATAATGCGATTACCGATTACTTGTTACGGGTAGTGAAGCCAAAGCTAGATTCTGTGGACGGTGTTCAGAATGCTGAAATTACTGGTGGCAGAAAATTTGCTCTGCGCGCTTGGCTTGATCGCGAGAAGATGGCAGGGCTTGGTGTGGGTGCGGATGACGTCTACAGTGCTATGGCAGCCAATAACTATTTATCCGCAGTAGGTAGCACTAAAGGGGATATGGTTGCTGTGGATTTGGTGGCAGGCACTGATCTCCATACACTTGATGAGTTCCGTAAACTGGTCGTCAAGAAAGACGGCATCAATATTGTGTACCTTGACCAAGTGGCTACTGTGACCATGGGCTCCGAGGACTACAACACGAATGTCGCATTTAGTGGCAAGCGCTCAGTATTTATTGCTATTAAGGTAGCGCCTCAAGCTAACTTACTCGATGTAGCTGAGCGTGTCCGCGCCGTGGTGCCAGATATTCAGAAGCAGTTACCCACTGGCATGTCGGGCAAGGTGGTTTACGACTCGACTAAATTTATTACAACTTCGATTGATGAGGTAGTTGCAACTCTTCTAGAGGCACTATTGATTGTGACGGTGGTGATCTATCTCTTCCTAGGAAGTGCGCGTGCGGTTGCTGTGCCTGTGATTGCGATGCCACTCTCTTTAATCGGGACATTCTTCTTAATGCAGGTCCTAGGCTACTCCATTAACTTGCTGACATTACTTGCCCTCGTGCTGGCGATTGGCTTAGTCGTCGATGACGCCATTATTGTGGTTGAGAACGTTGACCGTCATATGAAGGAAGGCAAGTCTCCGTTAGAAGCTTCCTTAATCGCTGCGCGTGAGCTGGGCGGTCCTATTTTGGCGATGACCATTGTATTGATCGCGGTATATATCCCAATTGGCTTCCAAGGCGGATTAACTGGCGCACTCTTTACGGAATTTGCCTTTACTTTAGCTAGTGCAGTCGCGGTATCAGGATTGATTGCCTTGACGCTTTCTCCAATGATGTGTTCCCGCATCTTTACTGAAGAGCAAGAAGCCTCATCATTTGTGCAAAAGATTGACCGCATATTTGAAAAGGTCCACCACAGCTATCAAACAACCTTGCGTGAGCTCTTGAGTACCTGGCAAGTGATCATCGTGATGGGTGTCATTTTATTGGGTGGGGTTGCTTATCTCTACGCTACTGCCCACTCTGAATTAGCGCCAACAGAAGATCAGGGCATTGTGCTGATGCAGGCCTCAGGCCCACCGAACAGTACCGTCAATCAGATGCAGACCTACGCTGATCAGATTTATCAAATCTCAGCAGCAGAGCCAGAGTATGAGCAGATGTTCCAGATCACCAGCCCCACTAGTAGCTTTGGTGGCGTATTGCTAAAAGACTGGGATCAACGTAGTCGCAACGCCACCAAGTTTCAAGAGGATATGCAGAGTAAGTGGAATGCGATTGCCGGCGCTCGAGTAGCCGCCTTCCAATTCCCAGCTTTGCCAGGCGCACAGGGCTTGCCTGTTCAGGTAGTGATCAATACTACTGAGTCTTATGAGCAGCTGAATGAAGTGTCTCAAGCGGTACTCGATAAAGCGCGTCGTAGTGGCAACTTCTTCTTCGTAGACTCAGACTTGAAGATTGACAAGCCACAAGACGTATTAGAAATCGATCGTGAGAAAGTCGCTGCGCTGGGCATGACTCAACAGCAAGTAGGTAGCGCACTCTCCGCGGCCTTGGGTGGTGGCTTTGTGAATTACTTCTCTGTTGCCGGCCGCTCCTATCGGGTGATCCCGCAAGTGAAGCAAGTGGATCGCCTCAACCCTGATCAGATCTTGGATTACTACATACGCACTCCAAGTGGGCAGATGATTCAGGCGCGTACGATTGCAACAATTAAGCAAAAAGTAGTTCCACAATCTATTAATCACTTTCAGCAGCTCAACTCTGCAACCATCTCTGGTGTAAGTACGCCGTTTATTTCTCAGGCAGACCTGCTGGAGTTCATGCGTCAAACTTTAAAAGAAGTGGCACCCAATGGTTACACCATGGATTACGCCGGTCCATCCCGTCAGTTCATGGCAGAGTCTGGCGGTTTCTTGGTGACGATGTTCTTTGCGATCTTGATTGTGTTCTTGGTCTTAGCGGCGCAATTTGAAAGCTTCCGCGATCCGATCGTGATTTTGGTTTCAGTGCCGCTCGCCTTATTTGGAGCCTTGATCTTTATTAATTTAGGATTCACCACCTTGAATGTGTATACCCAGGTTGGACTGGTCACACTGATGGGATTAATTAGTAAGCACGGTATTTTGATTGTGGAATTTGCTAATGAGTTACAAGAAGCTGGTCGTAGCAAGTTAGATGCCATCGTAGAAGCGAGTAGCGTGCGTCTACGCCCAATCTTGATGACCACTGCCGCCATGGTATTAGGCGTAGTGCCTTTGGTGATTGCCTCTGGCGCAGGTGCAGCTGGCCGTCAATCTATGGGCATCGTGATTTTTACTGGCCTATCGATTGGCACCTTGTTCACGCTCTTTGTAGTGCCTGCCATGTATTTATTTATTGGCGCTGATCACCATCAGAAAAAATTCAAGCAACAGTAA
- a CDS encoding efflux RND transporter periplasmic adaptor subunit, with protein MTPLGRRMTIMLCGVFLLLGLIFGFNQLKTFMIKHFIAGMGLPPATVSTMVVETTAWQPKLSSVGNVRAFRGVELSTEIGGLVQNVPIKSGMDVKEGDLLIKLNDASDVAQLNSLKALADLAKVINERDRQQLEIQAISKNVFDTSKADAKSKQAQVEQQTALVAKKNLKAPFSGRVGIVMINPGQFVNPGDKLLTLQTLDPIFVDFNLPQSNAEQIQVGQEIVVTTDAFKGSSFTGKVTAVSPKVDTNTRNIQIEAQLANPDKKILPGMFANVNIKLGDEVKLLTLPQTAVTYNPYGSTVFIAKPTGKKDKQGKPALEAQQVFVTTGLTRGDQVAILKGVEEGDTVVTSGQLKLKNGTPLIVNNKVLPSNSPNPQPQE; from the coding sequence ATGACGCCTTTGGGTCGACGCATGACAATTATGTTGTGTGGCGTATTTTTGTTATTGGGCTTGATATTTGGATTCAATCAACTCAAGACTTTCATGATTAAGCATTTCATTGCTGGCATGGGTTTACCTCCAGCAACGGTTTCGACGATGGTGGTGGAAACAACAGCATGGCAACCTAAGTTATCTAGTGTTGGTAATGTGCGTGCATTTAGAGGCGTTGAGCTCAGCACTGAAATTGGTGGCCTAGTGCAAAACGTACCCATTAAATCCGGCATGGATGTGAAAGAGGGTGACTTGCTCATTAAATTGAATGACGCCTCTGATGTTGCGCAACTCAATTCTTTAAAAGCATTGGCAGATTTGGCTAAGGTAATAAATGAGCGTGATAGACAACAGTTAGAGATTCAGGCTATTAGTAAGAACGTATTTGATACTAGTAAAGCAGATGCCAAATCTAAGCAGGCTCAGGTAGAACAGCAAACCGCTTTAGTGGCCAAGAAGAATCTAAAAGCCCCCTTCAGTGGTCGTGTTGGTATTGTGATGATCAACCCTGGACAGTTTGTTAACCCGGGCGATAAGTTGCTTACCCTCCAAACCCTAGATCCTATTTTTGTGGACTTTAATCTTCCGCAAAGTAATGCGGAGCAGATTCAGGTCGGACAAGAAATTGTAGTGACGACCGATGCATTTAAGGGCTCAAGCTTTACTGGCAAGGTTACTGCTGTGAGTCCTAAAGTAGATACTAATACCCGCAATATTCAGATTGAGGCTCAGCTGGCTAATCCAGATAAAAAGATTTTGCCCGGCATGTTTGCCAATGTGAATATTAAGTTGGGCGATGAAGTGAAGTTGCTGACGCTACCTCAAACTGCCGTAACTTATAACCCATATGGATCGACAGTCTTTATTGCTAAGCCAACCGGCAAAAAGGATAAGCAGGGTAAGCCTGCGCTTGAGGCGCAACAAGTCTTTGTAACCACTGGTTTAACGCGTGGGGATCAAGTGGCGATTCTCAAAGGGGTTGAAGAGGGGGACACAGTTGTAACTAGTGGCCAGCTTAAGTTGAAGAATGGCACACCACTGATTGTGAATAACAAGGTGTTGCCATCGAATTCACCAAACCCACAGCCACAGGAATAA
- a CDS encoding efflux transporter outer membrane subunit, producing the protein MSQLMLGSKDFSSLRWLPLVFAGFLSACAVGPDFKQPDAPNTSRYTEKTLSQKLATAPGVPGGTDQEFIEGADIEAQWWELFKSPELDVLIKKALQQNPNLGAADAALRASQENVSAQIGGQYFPAIGLNGGTSRQLQPAGIYGLPYGSDTYNLYNASVNVTYKLDVFGGARRAVEGARAQAEIAQFQLEGAYLSLTANIVTSAVREAALRAQMQATEEILKAQTNLAEVTEKQLVIGTVSRVDVTSQRTLVSNSQVDLFTYERNLSFARNQLAVLVGELPSNANITQFDLKSLHLPEKLPLSVPSSLVRQRPDVRAAEAQLKATNALVGVATANLLPQFNITGAIGSAALTSAALFGPNATLWSIAGGIFQPLFQGGQLLAQRRGAMANYEQAVFQYQATVLKAFQEVADSLRALETGAQALKSASDAERYAYETLELVQQQYKLGTASYLAVLYYQNQYQIAKVKSVSAQATRFSDTAALFAALGGGWWNRTGPAFQPKAIANKDQNETSGNN; encoded by the coding sequence TTGTCACAACTCATGCTCGGCTCCAAAGATTTCTCTAGTTTGCGTTGGCTTCCGCTTGTTTTTGCGGGATTCCTTTCTGCATGCGCGGTGGGTCCAGACTTCAAACAACCTGATGCTCCAAATACATCAAGATATACAGAGAAGACTCTCTCACAGAAGTTAGCCACTGCACCTGGTGTGCCCGGCGGAACAGATCAAGAGTTTATTGAGGGCGCCGATATTGAGGCTCAATGGTGGGAGTTATTTAAATCTCCAGAGCTCGATGTACTCATTAAAAAAGCCTTGCAGCAAAATCCCAATTTAGGGGCAGCTGATGCTGCGCTACGTGCCAGCCAAGAAAATGTCAGCGCACAAATTGGTGGGCAGTACTTTCCGGCGATTGGTTTGAATGGTGGTACCTCTCGGCAGTTACAGCCAGCCGGTATTTATGGCTTACCGTATGGTTCTGATACCTACAACCTCTACAACGCTTCTGTAAACGTTACCTACAAGCTCGATGTATTTGGTGGTGCTCGCCGCGCAGTTGAAGGTGCGAGAGCGCAAGCGGAGATTGCACAGTTTCAGCTAGAAGGTGCATACCTTTCCCTGACGGCGAATATTGTGACCAGTGCTGTACGTGAAGCTGCTTTACGTGCGCAGATGCAGGCCACAGAAGAAATTCTGAAGGCGCAAACGAATTTGGCTGAAGTAACAGAGAAGCAATTGGTGATTGGTACAGTTTCTCGAGTGGATGTGACATCACAAAGAACTTTAGTTTCTAACTCGCAAGTAGATTTATTTACTTACGAACGCAATCTATCATTTGCACGAAATCAATTAGCGGTATTGGTTGGTGAGTTGCCCAGTAATGCCAACATCACCCAGTTCGACTTGAAGTCTTTGCATTTGCCAGAGAAGCTACCACTCTCCGTGCCATCAAGCTTGGTGCGCCAGCGTCCGGATGTGCGTGCAGCAGAGGCACAACTCAAGGCTACCAATGCTTTGGTGGGAGTAGCCACTGCTAATTTATTGCCGCAATTTAATATTACTGGCGCAATTGGCTCTGCAGCCCTAACTAGTGCAGCCCTCTTTGGGCCAAACGCGACGCTATGGTCGATTGCTGGGGGGATCTTTCAGCCACTCTTTCAGGGTGGGCAGCTATTAGCGCAACGCCGTGGCGCCATGGCCAATTACGAACAAGCAGTTTTTCAATATCAAGCGACTGTGCTCAAAGCATTTCAAGAAGTGGCAGATTCTCTGCGTGCCTTAGAGACCGGAGCTCAGGCATTGAAGTCTGCATCGGATGCAGAGCGCTATGCTTATGAAACGCTAGAGTTGGTCCAGCAGCAATATAAGCTGGGCACCGCCAGCTACTTGGCCGTTCTCTATTATCAAAATCAATACCAAATTGCTAAAGTCAAATCCGTTTCTGCACAAGCAACTCGATTCTCTGACACAGCAGCCTTATTTGCAGCATTGGGTGGTGGTTGGTGGAATCGCACCGGCCCAGCCTTTCAACCAAAAGCCATAGCGAACAAAGATCAAAATGAAACTTCTGGAAACAATTAA